The Chlorocebus sabaeus isolate Y175 chromosome 22, mChlSab1.0.hap1, whole genome shotgun sequence genome segment GAGTGGATTATAAACTTGAAGATTTCTCTGTTAAAGTCACAAAAATGATCGACAAACAATATTTTTGTGATGTTTctttaaaagttgtattttatAACATACCTAAAGGAAGATTACCAAAGTAAGTTGCTTTATTAAGACTAAATTCGTATGGATGCAGAATTCAGTTAATAAAATTTGAGCCTGTTATGTAAATtgaatatcaataaaataaaaaatttctgaattgtagttttctttttctacttaaaaacaaaactacaaagcCTACGGTAGCGAAACGTGGACATGGGCCTACACTCTTTAAAGAAATTTTGTGCAATAATAAAACCCAAAAAGGACTCTCATCTCAGGGCAGTTTCATCTCAAATACGCAGACGACTGGAACAAAAGTACTAGCGAGGCCTGCTGGTCCAATGTAAAGGCTGCTAGCCAGAAATCATGAAAACGAACAGGTTGCTAAATGAACAGAACCGGCGGCAGTGATGGGCCTTTAAGAGAAGGTCAGCGAAACTGGGGGAGGTACTTGGATAACATTTTGCGGTGGAGAGCTCCCCCACCGCCTGTTGCCGGCGTCTGAATGAAGGCTGGCCGCTCCACGGTCTCACGTAGTTCGGAAATCCTCCGGGTTCCCGGGTTTCCCGTATTTCCGTCTCCGCACCTCGCCCGCACTCGGGGGCTCCGGAGGCTGTCCCACCGACGCGCCGCCCGCAGGCACCGGCGGGGCCCGGCTGCAGCctctggggcggggcggggcggggcaggcCGGAGGTGCGGGACCcgcctcctgcccctgcctcctagACTCGCTTTCGGGAGCCGATTTACCCCTTCCCAGCGCCAGGGCCGCGGGCCAGGAGGAGGAGCCTCGCCCGCGGGCTCCGCGGGGTGGCTGGCGGCGCACGTGCGGGCAGGCGGGGAACCCCGGCGCCGGGGGCGGGGCACCCGGAAGCGCGCGTGGACTTGGCGCACCGAGCCGGGCGGGCGGAGGAGCTGCTAGGACCGCGCGGGGAGGTGGGCGCGGCGCCTGGGCAGCGGAGGGCTGTGGTCACAGGTGGGCGGTTGCGGCGAGGGAGCGGCCGAGCTGAGCCCGGGTCCCGGAGACTCCTGCCGTCACGCCCGAGGCTCCGCGTAGCCGAGATCGGGAGACGCGTCCGTGCCTCCGGGGAAGGCGACCCATCTCCCCTCCGCCTCTTTGGCTGCAGTTGCACCTCCGGCCAGAGGGCAGGTAACTTCCCTTCCAAGGTCATTCTCCTGGCGGGGTGGCGTGCGAGGCCCGCCCGCGTCCTCCGGATTGGCGGGGGCAGGAGAGGCGCACCCCGCAAGGGGCCCGACCAGTTGAGCTGGACGGCGACCCCCGAGCACTGCCAGGGAGTCTGGTGGCATTCCTGGAGCGAGGTCGCCGGTCTCAGCCGCTGAGAGTGTTAGCCGGTGCCAGCGGGCATATGCTTCGCCTTTCCCTGCAGCTCCGAGGCTGAGTTTCCACCAGCGCCCAGGCTTGGAGCGGAGACCGCTTGGCCCTCCCAGCCTGCACCCGCAGGTGAGCGCAACCGCCCGCGCCCCGGCTGTCCCGGACGCGTGGTCGGCTGTCGCCATAGGAACGGCTGGTGCCCAGACGGCGCCTGCCCAGGCTGGGAAGGGGCGGTGAAGGCAGCTCGGAGCTCCAAGAACCCTGGAGCCCCCTGTGTGGCCAGGCGGAGCCATAAAAGCCTGATGAAAACGGgaccccctccccctctctcttctcaTTTTTGATTGCTCAGGCGTTGGAGGTTAAGCAGAAAGAGAGGCGTGGACCTGTTTACGAGATGTAAGTTGTGTTCTTTCCACCTTTACCTTCTGAGGGCTTCTTACGCCTCATGGTGACAGGTGCAAATCAGGACACAGAAGGGCAGTATGAAAcctgtgaagaaaaagaaaaccgaAGAACCTGAATTGGAGCCCCTGTGCTGCTGCGAGTACATAGATCGGAATGGGGAAAAGAACCACGTGGCTGCTTGTTTGTGTGATTGTCAAGATCTGGATGAAGGGTGTGATCGGTAAGAGCAGAGCATTTCTTGACGCTGGCCCCATCACCCTTCTGAGAACTGCCGTGTGTACTTTCAGCCTAGCCACCCGGAATGCTAGAATTTGCTCTTGATTCTATTTCCAAGCATCTAAAATGAGAGTTGGCTTCTATGTCAAGTGTGAGGATTTTATAAAGATGGATTACGCAGTAGGGCACAGCTGTCTGTCTGCTGTTTTATAGGATATTATTTTTCGTTtaaagagagatgggggagagaaCAGGCAATTTAAAGGGATAGTAGGCAAgttagtataaaataaaatgcaagccaGCAGAATCTGTAAGTTTAAAATGAACACATTAGTTCCAGAAAGTTCCTGCCTTCTCAGAGGTCTCAGCATTTAGAGACTGACTACGTGGGACTGGGTGGCACCTGACCACAGAGGGCCTTGTGGGTTGAAAGATCATTTTCCTGCTGTTAGTACTGGTCTTGCCCCTTGTTTCTGGGGAGAAACTCCAGCCAGAAGGCATGTATCTCCCCTGGATTCAGAGTTTTCAGTGTGACCAGCAACACTTGATTGATTGTACTgtatttggcttttattttccaAGTGATGGAAATTACTAtccaaaaagagaatttttaacatCACTGAAAAAATTTAGTGTCGGACAGTGAATAACCTGGTTTTAATCCATTTTCTgagtaattatatatttaaaaattattgtcacATGGAAGTCATAATGTGGGAAGAATAGGGATGTTGGAAACTTGCTTTTCCCATTAATAATTATTTCTGGTTAAAAATGTCATTGCAAGTGCCAGTTTGTTGACTTAGAGCTTGGTACATTAATACAGCATTCCTTGGGGTCTGCAGTGTAGTACTAGCCTTGACTCTTGAAATCCCAGTGACCCCTTTGTAATTCTTACTTGACAGTGTACTGCGTAGTCTTTTTTATGGATGTCTTTGAATATAGATTCTTTAGAGTTAGTCTAAAATCTATACTGAGAAAATAGAGCACTTTGCACTAATGAATGGAGAAATGATGCTGTTTCCATAACCACCATCACTCAAGACCGCAGCTCTTCCATTAACCTTGCTAACTCTTCCTCCCTCCTAACCCTGGAGACCTGGGCTGTCCCCTGAGGCGTCTCCTCTGCTCTCTCTGTACCCCTCTCCTCTGTGTTTCCACTGTGCCTGCCGCTCTGTATGATTCCCAACTAGTTACCTCCCACTCACCTCCAAGTTCTAGTCTTACCTTTAAAAATTGTCTAAAATCAAAGTTACCTTTCCTTAAACTCTACCTTTTCTTACTAGCCTATCTTAATTTGTTCAGGCTGCTATGATAAAAtaactgaggctgggtaatttgtaaacaataTACAtctattgctcacagttctagaggctcagaaatccaagatcaaggcatgggcagattcagtgtctggtgagggcccttttCCTCATAGATGACACCTCCGTGGTGTGTCCTGACACGGCAGAAGGGGTGAATAAGCTCACAGggctcttttataagagcactagtctcattcatgagggctctgtcttcatgacctaatcacctcctctGATTACGGTTGCATTGGGAATGAGGTTTCAACGTAACGAactttggagggacacaaataCTTCCTGGCTCCCTAAAatttatgtccttctcacatgcaaaatacattcatttcatcCCAATAGCCCCAAAAGTCTTAGCTCATCCCAGTGTCAATTCAAAAGTCTAAAAGTCCAGAGTCTGGTCTGAATATCACCATCCAAATCAGATATGGATGAGTTTCAAGATCCGATTCATCCTGAGACAAGTTCTCCTCCACCTGTGCGCCTGTGAAATGAAACAAGTTAGGTGCTTCCACAATACAATGGTAGGACATgcataggatagacattcccattccaaaagggaacAACAGAAGAAAGGAGTGTTAGTGACAGGTCCTGACCCAGTGGGGCAAACAATGTTAAGTCTTAATAAGGCTTGACAATAATCTTGGACTTGATGTCCTGCCTTGTGGACACACTGGGCTGGAGGTTGGGCCCCCAAGGCCCTGGGTGTCCCTGCCACCACAGCTTTGTTGCGCACAGCCCACACTGCAGCTCTCGGTTTGGAGTGCCTACAGATGCCTACAGATGCCTacagctctcccaggctggagttgcatgCTAGTGGCTCTATCAGATGGGGCCCTTGGGGGTGACCCTGTCCCCACAGCTCCAAGTAGGCATTGCCTCAGTGGGGTGTCTCTGTAGTGGCCCCACCACACTCACAGCTCCACTGGGCAgtgccctagtggggactctCTGTGGTGGCCCCGCCCCTGTGGCAGTCCTCTGCCTCGGCCCCAAGGCTCTCCAGGGCATCCTTTGAAATTTAGGTGGAGGCAGCCAGGCCCCTACAGCTCCTGCACTCTGGATGCCTACAGCATTGGCACCCTGTGGATGCCACCAAAGTTTACCACATGTGCCCTTCAGGGGTGGCCTCTGTGGCATACCTAGGCCCAATGGAGCCACACCTGGAGCTGCCATGGGGCATGCACCAGAATGTAGGGAGCAGAGGCTTCAGATGGCACTTGGCAGTACCCCCTGAAGCCCCATGGGTGCCCTGGGCCCTCTTATGAGACTGTCTGCCCTCAAAGCCCTGGCACTTGAGGCTTGTGGTGGGAGCAGCAGCCCCAAGGATCTCCGAATGTCTTCAGGGTCCTTCCATTGTCTTGATGACAGGCACAGGGCTAATCCATACTGATCTCATCCACATCCTTGCTGTTCTCTCCCAGACATGCTTTCTCGTTTGTTACAACATAgacaggctgagaattttccaaatcttttacTCCCCTTTTGATTATGaattttgtctttaaattatttctctttggccgggcgcagtgattcacgcctgtagtcccagcactttgggaggcccaggcaggcagatcacctgaggtcaggaattcgagaccagcctgaccaacatggagaaaccctgtctctactaaaaatgcaaaattagccaggcgtggtagttcttgcctgtaatcccagctactcaggaggctgaggtaggagaatcgcttgaactcgggaggtggaggttgtggtgagctgagatcgcgccattgcactccagcctgggcaacaagagcaaaactctaaaaaaaaaaaaaaattatctcttcttGCATTTTACCGTAAGCATTTATGAGAAGCCATGCAGCACCTTGAACACTTTGCTTAGAGATTTCTACTGCCAAATACTCAGTTTTATCACTCTTGAGTTCTATTTTCTACCAAACAGCAGGACACAAACACAATTCCACTGAGTTCTTTTCCTCTTCATAAGTGGCAAGGATCACCTTTCTTCTAGTTTCCAATCACATGTTTGTCACTTCCATCTGAGATCATACGAGAATGAAAATGGCTTTTACTATATTTCTGAGAGCCTTCTGTTCGTTACCTCTTAGGGATTCTCTAAGATTGAGACTTTGTCTGCAGCTCTCCTCTTCTGAGCCCTTGCTAGAATCACCTTTGTTAGTTTGTTCAGACGGTCTAGGTTTTTTCCCAATATGCACTTCCACACCCTTCTAACCTCTACCCATTACCCGGTTCCACAGCTGCATCCACCTTTAGATATCTGTTGTAGCAACATCCTACTTGTCAATACCAATTTCTGTCCTAGTCTGttcagactgctataacaaaataacttaggctgggtaatttataaacaacagatatttattgctctcagttctggaggctgtgaagtccaagatcaaggcagcagcagattcagtgtctggtgaggtgTCCTGCTCAgcttcatagatggcaccttcttgctgtgtcctcacatggtggaaggggccaACAGGCTCCTTTGGGTCTCTTTTTTAGAGGCATTAATTCCACTCAtcagggctctgctctcatgacctaataCCCTCgtcaaggccccatctcttaatactcTTGCATTGGGGATTgggtttcagcatatgaattttgggggcatAAACATTTAGAACATAGCATAGCCTAAGTGTGCAAAACAGTCAACAAATATTCCATTCACCAAGTTCAGTGATTTGACTCATACTAGTTTGATCTCCATTCTTCTGTATGTAACCCCATCCCTTAGGACTAGTCTGCTGCCTGGGCTCAGGCCAGGTGTGTGCTGCACACATTTCTTTCCACTGGAaggcctgccttcctccctctccatTCATACACATACTAGCTGGACATCAAGGTTGAGCACAGATCCCACCTTTTCCACAAAGACCCCTCTGATGACTCCACCCAGAAGTATTGACGCTCCTCTGAGCACTCCTCATAATGTTTGATCCCAAGAGTTCATTGATTATTGCTGCATTGTCACTTACCTAATAGTTCTTGAATTCCCATGTTGTCCTCACAACTAGATTGTGATTTGTTTTGAGATTCTTATGACTGTACAGGTCATAAGATATAAACATTACTGGCAGCATGTGTCCATACCTATGTATTTGTTTAGGGGAGAAATAACCTTAAGTTTTAAACATCTTgtacctattttaaaaaatgacatgtgAATCTGAAAAGCTTAGTTTTGTAGTAAGGAGGTGAAATGTTTGGTCTTTGGTAGCTGTAATCGTTTATCCCGCTGTTTGGCATTCAGTGTTCTGTAGCTTTTAATTCAACAAACCCACATAAAGTCCCTCCTCTTTGTGCTTTTTCTGAATAGATGGATTACATGTAAATCTTTACAGCCAGAGACTTGTGAAAGAATCATGGATACAATTTCTGATCGCCTCCGAATTCCTTGGCTTAGAGGAGCCAAAAAAGTGAACATCAGCATCATCCCTCCGCTTGTCCTGCTGCCTGTCTTCCTTCATGTGGCTTCCTGGCATTTCCTCCTGGGGGTGGTGGTTTTGACCTCCCTTCCTGTGCTGGCACTGTGGTACTACTACCTCACTCACAGAAGGAAAGAACAGACCCTGTTTTTCCTGAGCCTTGGACTGTTCTCACTGGGCTACATGTACTATGTGTTCCTGCAGGAAGTGGTCCCCAAAGGGCGTGTGGGTCCCGTTCAGCTAGCTGTTCTTACCTGCGGGTTATTTCTGATACTCTTAGCCTTGTACAGAGCCAAGAAGAATCCAGGCTACCTCAATCCAGCAAGCAGTGACAGAGCTCTAAGCAGCAGCCAGCTGGAGTTGCTGAACCGAAAAGGGCAGGAGAAGACGAAAGGGTTCCCTGGGACAGACACGTCGGGCAGTCTCAACAATCGCACAGCGAAGGATGACCCCAAGGGCTCTTCCAGGATGCCGGCTGGAAGCCCCACCAAAGCAAAGGAGGACTGGTGTGCCAAGTGCCAGCTGGTGCGACCAGCCCGGGCGTGGCACTGCCGGATATGTGGCATCTGTGTGAGGAGAATGGATCATCACTGTGTCTGGTATGTTGGAAACATTTGGAGACTTGGAAAGTGTAAATTCATGTAAAACTCGCTAGTTACATTTGATCTTCCCTTGTGCTATCCCAAAATTTCTCTCCTTCCCAGCTTTACACCTTGTAGGTATTTGTGGGTGGTTGTGATCTTCCCACTTAGTCATCAGTTTTTCGAGTTTCACAAATTTAGTTCCTTCAGTCATTTCCTGAAGCAGAATAACAGAAaacttgtggggtttttttttttcaattttcttttgaaCGActcctcatttattttctttctaatagaGAAATATCTACagctgaatgattttttttttaaaaaaagaattgatcaGAAACAGTATAAGCATATTTCCCTGTActattcctttttaaacataaagcTGAAGAAAGTGTACCCCTATTTTTAGGTGACTCTTTTCCCCCTTGCCATACATACATAATCGTTTTTGATGCTACCGATGATTTCCACTTAACATTACTGAATTGAGGCCCTACCAGATAAACTCTCTATTTGATTATTTGGAGAGAAATGGGCTTTTGT includes the following:
- the ZDHHC23 gene encoding palmitoyltransferase ZDHHC23 isoform X1, producing the protein MKPVKKKKTEEPELEPLCCCEYIDRNGEKNHVAACLCDCQDLDEGCDRWITCKSLQPETCERIMDTISDRLRIPWLRGAKKVNISIIPPLVLLPVFLHVASWHFLLGVVVLTSLPVLALWYYYLTHRRKEQTLFFLSLGLFSLGYMYYVFLQEVVPKGRVGPVQLAVLTCGLFLILLALYRAKKNPGYLNPASSDRALSSSQLELLNRKGQEKTKGFPGTDTSGSLNNRTAKDDPKGSSRMPAGSPTKAKEDWCAKCQLVRPARAWHCRICGICVRRMDHHCVWINSCVGESNHQAFILALLIFLLTSVYGITLTLDTICRDRSVFTALFYCPGVYANYSSALSFTCVWYSVIITAGMAYIFLIQLINISYNVTEREVQQALRQKTGRRLLCGLIVDTGQYNRGFLRNWHQFSTLGTRAFHHPAEDIV
- the ZDHHC23 gene encoding palmitoyltransferase ZDHHC23 isoform X2, coding for MKPVKKKKTEEPELEPLCCCEYIDRNGEKNHVAACLCDCQDLDEGCDRWITCKSLQPETCERIMDTISDRLRIPWLRGAKKVNISIIPPLVLLPVFLHVASWHFLLGVVVLTSLPVLALWYYYLTHRRKEQTLFFLSLGLFSLGYMYYVFLQEVVPKGRVGPVQLAVLTCGLFLILLALYRAKKNPGYLNPASSDRALSSSQLELLNRKGQEKTKGFPGTDTSGSLNNRTAKDDPKGSSRMPAGSPTKAKEDWCAKCQLVRPARAWHCRICGICVRRMDHHCVCCVGESNHQAFILALLIFLLTSVYGITLTLDTICRDRSVFTALFYCPGVYANYSSALSFTCVWYSVIITAGMAYIFLIQLINISYNVTEREVQQALRQKTGRRLLCGLIVDTGQYNRGFLRNWHQFSTLGTRAFHHPAEDIV